The following are encoded in a window of Phaseolus vulgaris cultivar G19833 chromosome 3, P. vulgaris v2.0, whole genome shotgun sequence genomic DNA:
- the LOC137807977 gene encoding uncharacterized protein, protein MTKKKKVPLFWTWVLGSVVLRLILLYFPKNLNLSSRPEVSTPLTSLRRLAEGYWLKQSSISPYAGSMYHGSPLLLTLLGPLTVTRIEGQPDHLLCSLVFVIADVVSAMLICAVGEKLQVAYSSSLQLLGLRDLSENSELLPSGDFAALVYLWNPFTIVACVGLSTSAIENLMVVLSLYGACSRLAPLAAFGWVMATHLSLYPAILIIPVILLLGYGPDAPPRKLFRQRNSLEAGNSTVSDVYSEEKAKNQLKVANVFSWRPVVSFLFWTLLWSSYILVLCSMYVQQYGGLQELFKRTYGFILTIQDLSPNIGVLWYFFAEVFDFFRNFFLIVFHGNVLLMLAPLALRLNHRPCFLAFVYIVISSMLKSYPSVGDSALYLGLLGLFAYELKDMQFSFFLLSGYVGVSLLSPVMHNLWIWRGTGNANFYFATAIAYACFQIILVVESVSAMLNHDRTLTKLCTAMVQNVKS, encoded by the exons atgacgaagaagaagaaggttcCATTGTTCTGGACTTGGGTCCTAGGTTCCGTCGTTTTGAGGCTCATTCTCCTCTACTTTCCCAAAAACCTCAACCTCTCTTCTCGCCCCGAAGTCTCCACCCCCCTCACTAGCCTCCGCCGCC TGGCCGAGGGTTACTGGTTGAAGCAGTCGTCAATTTCACCCTATGCCG GATCAATGTACCATGGTTCCCCTTTGTTACTGACACTTCTCGGCCCGCTCACAGTTACAAG AATTGAAGGACAGCCTGATCATCTTTTATGCAG TTTGGTTTTTGTTATTGCAGATGTGGTTAGTGCAATGCTTATTTGTGCTGTTGGTGAAAAACTCCAGGTGGCATACAGTTCAAGCTTACAATTACTTGGCCTTCGTGATTTGTCAGAGAATTCAG AGCTTCTTCCTTCAGGAGATTTTGCTGCTCTTGTATACTTGTGGAATCCTTTCACGATAGTTGCATGTGTTGGTCTATCCACATCTGCAATTGAGAACTTGATGGTTGTGCTCTCGCTTTATGGAGCATGTTCGC GACTAGCTCCGTTGGCAGCTTTTGGATGGGTCATGGCTACACACTTGTCTCTGTACCCTGCCATCCTTATTATCCCA GTGATATTGTTATTGGGATATGGTCCTGATGCTCCTCCTAGGAAATTATTCAGGCAAAGGAACAGTCTTGAAGCTGGCAATTCCACCGTAAGTGATGTTTATTCAGAAGAGAAAGCAAAGAACCAGCTAAAGGTTGCGAATGTATTCTCATGGAGGCCAGTTGTGTCTTTTCTGTTCTGGACTTTGCTTTGGTCATCCTACATCTTAGTCCTTTGTAGTATGTATGTCCAACAGTATGGCGGTCTACAGGAGTTATTCAAAAG AACCTATGGCTTCATTCTCACAATACAAGATCTGTCTCCAAACATTGGGGTTTTGTG GTACTTCTTTGCAGAAGTTTTCgattttttcagaaatttctTCCTGATAGTATTTCATGGGAATGTTCTGTTGATGCTAGCACCATTAGCCTTACGGCTAAATCATCGGCCATGCTTTCTAGCTTTTGTATACATTGTGATATCTTCTATGTTAAAGTCTTATCCTTCA GTTGGTGATTCAGCTCTGTATTTGGGTTTACTTGGGTTATTTGCTTATGAACTCAAAG ATATGCAGTTTTCATTCTTTCTGTTATCTGGTTATGTTGGGGTTTCACTTCTTAGCCCTGTGATGCACAATTTATGGATATGGAGG GGTACTGGGAATGCCAATTTTTACTTTGCGACTGCAATTGCTTATGCCTGCTTTCAG ATCATTCTGGTGGTTGAGAGTGTTAGTGCCATGTTAAATCATGACAGAACGCTGACAAAGCTATGTACTGCAATGGTTCAAAACGTCAAATCTTGA